From a single Lolium rigidum isolate FL_2022 chromosome 7, APGP_CSIRO_Lrig_0.1, whole genome shotgun sequence genomic region:
- the LOC124673471 gene encoding thioredoxin reductase NTRC-like, giving the protein MAVTRLAVAAALSAAPPSSSSRSRRVSFLSCRPLAAASCSRASKALRAAAAPAADPVDEEAPSSPPPSASDPGRGVENLVIIGSGPAGYTAAIYAARANLKPVVFEGYQVGGVPGGQLMTTTEVENFPGFPDGITGPDLMDKMRKQAERWGAELHQEDVEFVDVKSRPFVIRSTDREVKSHSVIIATGATAKRLRLPREEEFWSRGISACAICDGASPLYKGQVLAVVGGGDTATEEAIYLTKYACHVHLLVRREQLRASKAMQDRVLNNPNITVHFNTEAVDVVGNSKGQMSGIQLRRIDTGEESVLEVKGLFYGIGHTPNSQLLQGQIELDSSGYILVEEGSAKTSVDGVFAAGDVQDHEWRQAVTAAGSGCIAALSVERYLVSNDLLVEFHQPVREEPKKEIEGKDVEMGFDITHTKHRGQYALRKLYHGSPRLILVLYTSPTCGPCRTLKPILNKVIDEYDETVHFVEIDIEEDPEIAEAAGIMGTPCVQFFKNKEMIRTFSGVKMKKEYREFIESNK; this is encoded by the exons ATGGCGGTCACGCGCCTCGCCGTGGCCGCCGCCCTCTCGGCCGccccgccgtcctcctcctcccgcagcCGGCGGGTCTCCTTCCTCTCTTGCCGCcctctcgccgccgcctcctgctctCGCGCGTCCAAGGCCCTGCGCGCCGCCGCAGCCCCCGCCGCCGACCCGGTCGACGAGGAGgccccctcctctcctcccccctCAGCCTCAG ATCCTGGCCGGGGAGTGGAGAACCTGGTGATCATCGGTTCTGGCCCCGCAGGCTACACCGCGGCAATCTACGCCGCGCGGGCCAACCTCAAGCCCGTCGTCTTCGAAGGCTACCAGGTCGGCGGCGTTCCCGGAGGCCAGCTCATGACCACCACCGAGGTGGAGAATTTCCCCGGCTTCCCCGATGGCATAACTGGACCTGATCTCATGGACAA AATGCGGAAGCAAGCAGAGCGCTGGGGCGCAGAGCTTCACCAGGAAGATGTTGAGTTTGTGGATGTGAAGAGCAGGCCGTTTGTTATTCGTAGCACGGACCGAGAG GTGAAATCTCACAGCGTAATCATTGCAACTGGAGCTACTGCTAAGCGCCTCCGGTTACCCCGCGAAGAAGAATTTTGGAGTAGAGGTATCAGCGCATGTGCAATATGTGATGGGGCATCACCACTGTATAAGGGTCAAGTTCTTGCGGTAGTTGGAGGCGGCGATACAGCTACTGAGGAAGCGATATATTTGACAAAATATGCCTGTCATGTTCATTTACTTGTTCGAAGGGAGCAACTACGAGCATCCAAAGCTATGCAGGACCG AGTACTCAACAACCCCAACATAACAGTACATTTCAATACAGAAGCTGTGGATGTTGTCGGAAATTCCAAAGGCCAGATGTCCGGTATTCAGTTGCGGAGAATTGATACGGGAGAGGAATCAGTTCTTGAGGTGAAAGGTCTATTCTatgggataggacatactccaaacaGTCAGCTGCTACAAGGTCAAATTGAACTTGATAGTTCTGGATATATTTTGGTTGAAGAAGGCAGTGCAAAAACTTCAGTTGACGGCGTATTTGCTGCTGGTGATGTGCAG GACCATGAATGGAGGCAAGCCGTTACTGCAGCTGGATCTGGATGCATCGCTGCTTTGTCAGTTGAAAGATACTTAGTTTCCAATGATCTTCTTGTTGAATTTCACCAG CCTGTCCGTGAAGAACCAAAGAAGGAGATCGAAGGCAAAGATGTTGAGATGGGTTTCGACATTACTCACACAAAGCACAGGGGACAG TATGCGCTCCGCAAATTATACCATGGGAGTCCAAGGCTCATTTTGGTTCTATATACTTCACCCACATGTGGTCCCTGCAGAACCTTAAAACCAATTCTGAACAAG GTTATAGATGAGTATGATGAAACCGTTCATTTTGTTGAAATTGACATCGAGGAGGATCCTGAAATAGCAGAAGCTGCAGGCATCATGGGAACACCTTGCGTTCAATTTTTTAAGAACAAAGAAATGATCAG GACTTTCTCTGGTgtgaagatgaagaaggaataccgagAGTTCATTGAGTCGAACAAATGA
- the LOC124679107 gene encoding uncharacterized protein LOC124679107 translates to MFKMDNVSPVDIAIRQCLYYPDGARRRPLRSEPVDEIRDSKLQLVHALVDKYNEDNNLFGDRAYEINAVGCYQPFCEGDVRTWYHHINFTAKTKGAVYSDVFFAEVIFMLGDSEELPVSCLYMVKPTDNGNCFGCMNHGNFDMKHPNDVGYVGGHVLNTFMPFNGPKLCLDDEDLEAEEARLRSSLQCLDSPQFNPPCGLAKKYPGPPGFLGSGIPGLYF, encoded by the exons AT GTTTAAGATGGATAATGTTTCACCAGTGGACATCGCTATACGTCAATGTCTTTACTATCCTGATGGCGCAAGGAGGAGGCCCTTGAGATCAGAACCAGTTGATGAAATCCGTGATAGTAAGCTCCAGTTGGTTCATGCTTTGGTGGACAAGTATAACGAGGATAACAATCTTTTTGGG GATCGTGCATATGAAATCAACGCTGTAGGGTGCTACCAACCATTTTGTGAGGGTGATGTCCGCACCTGGTATCATCATATCAATTTCACTGCAAAGACTAAAGGAGCGGTTTATAGCGACGTCTTCTTCGCTGAAGTCATATTTATGCTAGGAGATTCTGAAGAATTGCCGGTCAGCTGTTTATACATGGTTAAACCTACTGATAATG GTAACTGCTTTGGTTGTATGAATCATGGAAACTTTGATATGAAGCACCCCAACGATGTTGGTTATGTTGGTGGTCACGTGCTGAACACATTCATGCCATTCAACGGACCTAAGCTATGCCTTGACGATGAAGAC CTGGAGGCAGAGGAGGCTAGGCTGAGAAGCAGTTTACAG TGCCTTGATAGTCCACAATTTAACCCTCCATGCGGTCTGGCCAAGAAATACCCAGGACCCCCAGGATTCTTGGGCAGTGGGATTCCCGGGctgtatttctag
- the LOC124669172 gene encoding uncharacterized protein LOC124669172 translates to MLKMSATEEISTIPSTYGRLDKELSTISGFGPFTRANVLMCMGFFHMIPADTETIRHLKKCHKRASTIKSVHMELHNIYGKYAPFQFLAYWFELWGFYDKQFGKISDMDPSKYGLFTASYLKKAASIR, encoded by the exons ATGCTCAAAATGTCAGCTACAGAAGAGATATCTACCATCCCATCCACCTACGGAAGACTGGATAAAGAGTTATCTACTatctccggatttggccctttcaCTCGTGCCAATGTGCTCATGTGCATGGGATTTTTTCACATGATCCCAGCTGATACCGAGACAATTAGGCACTTAAAGAAG TGTCATAAAAGGGCGAGCACCATTAAATCTGTTCATATGGAATTGCATAATATCTATGGCAAGTACGCTCCATTTCAGTTCTTGGCATACTG GTTTGAGTTATGGGGCTTCTATGACAAGCAATTTGGAAAGATCAGTGACATGGACCCATCCAAATATGGGCTCTTTACTGCAAGCTATTTGAAGAAGGCGGCATCGATTAGATAG
- the LOC124677224 gene encoding XIAP-associated factor 1-like yields the protein MAVAVAAPDPVVTTSTCAHCNREIPSSNIALHSAHCARNLQKCEHCGDMVPRKHMDEHYDENHAPVNCSRCKQTVEHELWDLHKRMQCPQRMLACQYCEFELPAVDIFEHQDVCGNRTEYCQSCKKYIRLREWIGHELLLHGKTNDNAESSSDRSMLENEDGAEEREPAHGFNHKQLLLTVAIAGLAVVIGSILLHKKD from the exons atggccgtcgccgtcgccgcccccgATCCCGTCGTCACCACCTCCACCTGCGCGCACTG TAACCGAGAAATTCCATCCTCAAACATCGCCCTGCATTCTGCACACTGCGCTCGCAACCTTCAGAAGTGTGAGCACTGCGGAGATATGGTTCCAAGGAAGCATATGGATGAACACTATGATGAGAACCATGCTCCG GTGAATTGCTCACGTTGCAAGCAGACAGTGGAACATGAGCTGTGGGATCTTCATAAACGCATGCAGTGCCCGCAAAGGATGCTCGCGTGCCAATATTGCGAGTTTGAACTGCCTGCAGTTGATATTTTTGAGCATCAG GATGTATGTGGTAATAGAACAGAATATTGTCAATCTTGCAAGAAATACATCAGACTTCGTGAATGGATTGGGCACGAGCTCCTGCTCCATGGTAAAACCAATGATAATGCTGAATCTTCAAG TGACAGATCCATGCTGGAAAATGAAGATGGTGCTGAAGAGCGTGAACCTGCTCATGGTTTCAACCACAAGCAACTACTCCTAACAGTTGCAATAGCTGGACTTGcagttgtgattggatccattctGCTGCATAAGAAGGATTGA